tgcatatttatgcAACTGCCTCAGTCAAAGAAGCATAATCTTAATTTTGTGTTTGAACTTCTTatgtttattattcatttgtatttaattcttatataatttatattaaatcagTTTTAAATATGCCAATATATTACATTAAGTATATAAAAGcaaaagcatttttgttttttttgcaccaaGACACACACTGACCTGTTCCACAACCATTCCAGCAAGATCTCTAAATATCTCATTAAGGTCAGAGATGGACTGAACAATTTGtcgaatttctctctctctctcttcaaccAACACTGTGTTTTCCTGAACTAGCACTAGTTGGTCATCTGTAAATCCCTGAAAGAGTGAGAAAGACACTTTCAGGTCAAGTCAGGCGTCAAACATGTACTGAAAATAGAATGCTATTATATAACAACTGCTGCAATATATTGATTCtgtaatcctatatatatataatatattatagtatttttcagaaaaaaacataaaaattaagtaaacacTCTAACCAACAGTGTACCCAGTAAGTTTGTTAGCACTGGGCCTCATATTTTCTTAAAGACCAGGTAACGCTAATTTTACATTCAGCACACAGTGACATATGACTTGAATATGACAGTGACAAACTGGATATAACAGCATAATTTAttcgctgtcaaaataaaagctgcTTATTGGCCAAGCAAAGACACATCAGCGAATGCCACCAACTTAAAAATGCCAAACATTGGCAGATATTAGGAAACATATTGGTCAGCTACTGCACAACAATATCTaaatgttcacaaaaaaaaaagaaaacgattattaattttatattttggcccatatttaatataaatctttATATGTTCACTCTAAACGTCATGcttctatggaattacatttgcttcaataaaaatgaacgaaactttataaaactgaacgtaactttttcagaaactatcaaaaatatgccattacgaaagaagaaaaacacaatgaaaatgaaaaaaattaacacagttgcacaaatgtaacaggctcttcaaatatgcttcatttttgttaatgtttttcaaagattcatttTCGCTGattgtggattctgaatgcattgccacagatttcgcttttgctttgcagtttttcgtttggagttttgacacaaacctctcgtgggggcggggttaacggtcttctactctgattggatagtgagcttttgatggacaggtgctctctgaccgggaagtggcgcgcatattggaaacctctttgtatttagtaatataaatttgtattactaaatatgtaaataatatttgacctccgatcatctcagtctgtaaagatgagctcttgtccttcaaggcagcttgaagtaagcctgtgttactgaatgacaataattacccgcatcaactgttgcacactgtaacattaaaaacttgtatcgatgttattggttacttcaataacacaagcttacttctgGCTGCCTTGAAGAACAAGCGGAGGAGGTCCGTATCTCCGCTCCGTATCTCCTCctgagagcttttttttttcttttatttatgcggagaacaaaaacacacaaaaatataaacatacattacataatatcaaccacacacacaaaaaaaacccaataaagaataaaattgaACTAAaggaaagagggccaaaatctaaacaaaattacacatgaTCAAAGGcggagcaaattctaacagtccttatagctttcttattagtagatactgagattacattcaaatagtttttcatttcttttagaaaaacagagaagacaggtttacagttggagaatttgcatttgtgaatgtgaaatttgtttaggaaaaaaatttaaattaataacaaaactgatattttcgtttgtggggtcagggTCATaaaacccaaatataatgtttttcatatgtactgagaagcctggcaaactCTTACACTTGACGAACACACCAatgtcatcccaaagtttctgagtgcagtgacatgaccaaaataagtgtacagtttaaaataaatgtctttcactttgtctgtgaaaaataatttttggggtagagaccagatttaatcaccgcgagagctttcaaTATGTGCGGCGtgcgccactgagtgacgtctgtacttcccggtcagagaccacctgtccatcaaaaactcactatccaatcagagttgatcactgttaaccccgcccccacgagaggtttgtgtcaaaactccaaacgaaaaactgcaaagcaaaagcgaaatctgtggcaatgcattcagaatccacgatcagcaAAAAAGaatttttgaaaaacattaacaaaaatgaagcatatttgaagagcctgttacatttgtgcaactgtgttaatttttttcattttcattgtgtttttctgcttttgtaatggcatatgtttgatagtttctaaaaaaaaaattacgttcagttttataaagttacgttcatttttataaagttacgttcatttttataaagttacgttcattattattgaactaaatgtaattccatatgcTTCAAGGGAcattaaatatcaaaacattaaaatacaattaaaataaaatgttacataatGTTTAAATTATAATCTGCTTCCAAAAATAATGGCAATAATTTAAAGCAATAGCAATTGATTGATACTAATATAGTCACCAAAATGGAAACATGTATGTTACgtatatacaaaaaaaacatgTGAATACGAGTATTAGTAAAACATTCTCACTCTGTCATATAGTGCAATATCTTCATCTTCCTCCACAAGAGGACCAGAGTCAAAAAAGTGCTTGGATCTTTCTTCACGGTTTTTCATCCCTGTAAATGAaagatttgtaataaataaacagCACTTGTGTTTGATTGCGTTTGCATACACTTACGTTTCAGGTAgcttgactgtgtgtgtctgaagTTGATTGACAGTTCTTGAAGGCTCTGGGCCAGTGAGGAGACCACATTAGTCAGCAGCCTGTTTTCCTGCTTTGTACAATGACGGCTCTGAGTCTGGAGCCCCGTCACGGCCCGTTGGCACCTGTGAAACATCTACACACACATATGCAGACACACTACAGATGAAAACTCAGTTTTATGATGTGTGCAGTGATTAACTGACATAGTTTTTCTGGGTCCActtcaataaaacacaatttctctgtctatgtgtgtgtgtgttattataccTGTGTAATTTCCTGTGTAGTGATCTCGATTGCATGCTCCTCCTCACTGCTGTCATCCAGTGTGGGCCGGTTCATGTGTTTGTCATGCAGACTGGCCAGATCCTTCATCTTCTGACGAATACGTGTGATTTCATACTGAATCTGTGGGAACAAGGAACTCACTATTCACTCTGTTGAGTGTTGACTATGGATAGAAGCCTTATTTGAGCTAGGTCTATGTATGTGAGTGAATGTCAAATATCTATGTCTAGGTTCAAAATAAATCCTGAACACAGAAATCATTTAAACTGATCCCCCATTTATAAATACTAACAAAAATTGTGTTTACAACCTTAATCCTATCAGTAAAAAAGACCACTTTTTATGCATGCAAGAATTATTATACACTAACATTTAAacattggtaagatttttttttaatatttttgtaaacgtCTCTTAtgttcagcaaggctgcatttcttttgctaaaaaaactgtaatattgtgaaatattgttaaaattttaaataacttagaatcattttaaataactccgctttaatatatttaaaattgctatttatttctgtgatgcaaagctgaattttcagcatcattactccattactccagtgtcacatgatccttcagaaatcatcctaatatactgatttaccgCTCAAAAACCATTTGactatacatttttcaggattcttagatAAACAGAATAGatatagaacagcatttatttgaagcagaaatcttttataatattataaatgtcttgtcCAGTTcattaaatgtcacttttgaattaattttttaaatattgtaaatgcattactgtacatgtattttgtttttgtcttaacAAATTAAGACAAGATAATGAGTCTAAATTATTCTCTGGTAATGTATAGCATGCCACCAATGCCGTCTGTAAATCTGAACTTGTTTTGAATCTAGAACATCCCTTTAATGTCACTGATCACTTAAAACAATCATCAAATTACCTCATCCACTCCCTCCACCCATTTAGGCGGGAGTCTCTTCGTGACACCGATAGCGGCCTCTGGATCCAAACTGATGCCTGACACCAGAGCCATGCGGTCATCAGCcaactaacagacagacagagagaaataaCAAGAAACATCACAGTTTGTTGATAACATTtgtgaaattaatttaaatacagtaaatcaCAAAATGTAACTGTATGAGATTATTATTGGTAGCTGAAAGAATTATTGCtcaatatattaaatcaaaactgAGGACTAAATAGTGTATAGTGTTCAAATCTTGCACAAACAGACTGACTCTTTACTAAGCCCCaccttaaaaatggcaatccTTCTTTATCCTTCTATTGTTTCATCATATTATCAGACAAGCTCTTTCTCTTTTTAAATGAAAGGCGTGTATGTTTGGATGGTTTTAAAAGCAAGTttatagaaaaatacaataaaacgttgagtcatttaaaactgtaaaacaagAAGAATGAATACGATTCATTGTCAAATCTTTAAAAAGTTCctgctgtgtttgtgttgcacTCATTCCTAACTTAACGTACAGAACTATGTTTTTATTTGTGGtacattaatattaattcattCCAATGAGACATTCGGTAAAGCACATCTGAGCTAGGAACAGTAACCAAGGGGGGCGGAGCTTAGCAAAGGGATGATAAAACATCAAGGTTACCTCATCAAACTCCTAATGTGATCGGAAGACCCCAGCGATGTCCCATCCAATGagaggagagacagaggagaagTGGAGGAACATGATGATTGGGAGCAGAAGAGCCAAGACAAAAAGCAGTGATCAGCATCGAAAAGACTGACAGCAGGACATGGACAGAACTGGACAAATCAGGAACAAAAACAAGTCAATGCAAATTGTTCTTAATTGcagattatttcatatatatagttatagttatatataACTATCTATTTCTAGAAATAGGTACAAATATGTAAGTGCATCATATTTTTTGTGGCATCATGTTGGTATAATGTAATGTAAGATTTGTCCATTCCAGCCCAATAACTCCAACTGCATAATTGTGCTACTGATtcataaattcattaaataagaTAATAGGTTTGGAAAAACAAAGTACTTTCTTGTGTAACAGAATTCATAAGAAGCAATAAAAGACGAAGCTGGAagataaaacctatttttaaccCAAAACAACACACTGACATGATTACTGTAGATCTTAGCAATGCACAGCAGAAGATTCTATCAGGATTTTGCAAGGCAGGGTAAGAGGTGCTCAGATAGACCACAGAAGTGCAAACAGACAAAAATCAACATGCAAGCAGATGCTGTAAGGAATGGAGCCACTACATCAGACAAAACACAAGCAGGCATGATTGATATATGATCAGAATGACGTCCGTGCTAGTGACTTTTAGTTACTTTTCACAGCTTAAAATACTGCATTGATGGACATACAAAATCTGTCTGTcaggaccatagactgtataaaaacatggacgtagtgtctgtgacgtcaccgGTAAACTCCTGAATTGTGGTttctgaagcctaaagtgtgcagagcatagacagtaaaagaaatggacacagcaaccccattggaactcaattgagacaagtgaagcccatttttagcgatttttagcacttccttttatgacgcgcagactcaaactaagcttgatgacgtcagcaacctgtctgacagatgttaatcttctagtagctgtgcgtgcaaactgccatcgttaatcttgcagagacggcgagcttgagcagggagttctttggcgtgactgagcaggagtaagtattctgattaattattttgtatagtattttaaaatgtaacgccagggcttgtatctatgggcttctctcttgacatctccctgattgcctgcgagcttctcctcctgtctgtacggtaatttctctactgtgcgacagagagtcgagtggttatgacgcaatcgttagcctatttttacaaaaactgtttctacagggccataatgtaacatagaaggtaatggagccctttatacattgtcgtgtatctttagaaataaataatggacaaatggagtctttaaatgcctcagatgtaaagttattcactgtcaaagtgacgccaaaatgaatgggagtcaatgggatgctaacgcaagtgaagttctgctacaagatggcggcacgcggccgacttcaacttccggtcgacttccttcccgcctggtgcagagcgggccgtcgccatctagGCAGCGCATCACCGTGCGACTCTCCCGGaaaatcaaaaatgggcaaaaaggcgggagctacttgctgaagccacgcccaacTAGCGCgatggcagtgtcagcagcggcaatccacctgtcactcaagtggccacgcccttaattatgcagaactttaaatcTTAATATAATTGAagcggatgagttataaaaaaattaaccccccccccccccccctcacagttgtcatgaagggcaaaattagctatttagaccaaaatcattttttgcaccaggctgtaaacatgtttttttatgttgtaaagttgggcattttaacatggggagtctatgataactaataaatattatatgatcactaataaatgaacatatgaacagcatatatgttaaacatttgaacaaaatatgaaatatcaaaatataaaaaataaattagagcaatgacattcaaggtaaagaaaaaataaatttagcagcattatctcagttatcataagaaacataagagtaataactttatcttgattctgaactttgaataaaaatatgaacagcgattatattaaacaatgtttctgaactcagaagattaaatgtcaaaagataaataatatcaatttaagcaatggcattcaagtaaaaaaaaaaagcaaataaaatttagcagcaatatctccgATATTGTAACTtagtctgtcagttgtgcaaccttttctttcagaggagaaaactcagccagtgagctttaatgagcgtcatctttaatgagtgtcatctttttctaccagtcgtggaccggcggccacagtatcacttgttctcgcacatgcagcctagtgatgcacgggtcgggtttttttccaacccgtgggtcccgcttttatgaaatgatttggcccgccccagcccacaaataaagtaaaatttctttacccaccccgacccgcgcatcggggacatcacggaagatacgttgctacttagaccttcgtattgtaaccttatcaaagaacctaataaaatatgaaaatatatattccaaatatttaatataggctatatgaaattgcactagtgatcgttcgtccgtgaacgaatcttttaggtgaactaatCGTTCTCGTTCAGGCAACCCAGTGACTTCTATTTCTCGTTCACTgtagttcctccctccacagcagtgcgCGAGCGGAGAAGCGCAAGCttggcgctattagcagcgcatgcgcagctcgtgaacagctttgtgaactgtttcatcctgtcaaagagttactcaagatgtgacggagcatgtgatttgttgaatgtagtgaacgaatccgcccttcactgaacgagatcgagatatcttctcattcgtgactgagttgaatgaactgatacatctcgtttatgaatgaaatgaatgaacagggtcagtgagccaagcatgtaaatctcgatcagcaataagcagatacaaagcgcagttataggtgctgtgcagatacgctcattttcatatttagcatacagaacataactccacgtttaatccccgatttatgtgaatattatatatgaactgtctgaccaaacaattgaaatgttaattatgcaagaaaaccgtgctttgttcatctgaacaacttatttaaactacttAATGctattatgcacacattttagtaaagccaaatcagtttagtaaagccactaatgcagccatctcgctgtagtgcttttttgctgcttgcgtgaagagaaaaacacagacgtccatagggaggcactgaaagcgtgcgttgcacacaccaacatgaaatacgtctcttacaaatctggaacgcagtcattctttgaagtatcgatactaatacatttaggaatcgtgacgtttttaatttccgagaatcgcgatacttttgaagtatcggtgcaccgtgcaacactagtcAAGACTCAATCAATACCCTATAAAGATATCAGACTATTTAAAAGCATGCTGGATATCAGGTCGCCCACCAGcatcaaagagaaagaaaaacgtGAAGCATATCTTATCTGTAGGAAAGATCTATGGAAGATTGGGAGACAAAACATACGATCTTCCTCTGGAGTCTTATTTTTGAATGTAAAAACAACTAAAGCAAAGTATATATATTGAACATCAAAGAGtgacaaaaatattttagaaatgtagCAAAAAAAAACCACACTAGTCATTATGTTTGTAAATGCATATAATATAAGGTATTATAACAACTTAGAGACATTTAATGGAAAGTGATTCATAAAAGCataaattatgaatttaaaagatttctaaattatattatatttcgcAACTTCAACTAACAAACTCCAGaatgtacaaatatttaattaaaactatttttgtatGATATTTTCAAAAAAAGGTTGAACTGGAGTTCATAAGTCCAGGGTCAGaataatttccaaaaaaaaaaaaaaaaaatttttttataaagcaatgatacattaaactgaccaaaaattcaaagaatcctgcaaaATCACTGCTtgcttccacaaaaacattaagataATAGTAAGAAttcttttcttgagcagcaaatcagcacattaaaattttaaaataaataaataaaatgttgttgttttttattttgaaggaTAATGTAATACAGACACTtgagtaataaaaaaaagttatttcaaattgtaatgccatttcataacatttcagttttactgtatttttatcaaacaaatgcagccttggtgctcATAAAAACCATCCCTAAACTGACAAACTCAACTTTCTACTTATTCTGACATtactgtttgattttttttcttcttctttttctaaaGATTAGTAATTAATCCTGGG
This is a stretch of genomic DNA from Carassius carassius chromosome 10, fCarCar2.1, whole genome shotgun sequence. It encodes these proteins:
- the LOC132151584 gene encoding syntaxin-16-like isoform X3, which encodes MATRRLTDAFLLMRNNAIQNRQILAEQVSTNDPRRTLNTRSNAAVSLIELADDRMALVSGISLDPEAAIGVTKRLPPKWVEGVDEIQYEITRIRQKMKDLASLHDKHMNRPTLDDSSEEEHAIEITTQEITQMFHRCQRAVTGLQTQSRHCTKQENRLLTNVVSSLAQSLQELSINFRHTQSSYLKRMKNREERSKHFFDSGPLVEEDEDIALYDRGFTDDQLVLVQENTVLVEEREREIRQIVQSISDLNEIFRDLAGMVVEQGTVLDRIDFNVENACVKTEEGLQQLQKAEQYQKKNRKMLVILILFVIVVVLILVLFGTKFR
- the LOC132151584 gene encoding syntaxin-16-like isoform X1, whose amino-acid sequence is MATRRLTDAFLLMRNNAIQNRQILAEQVSTNDPRRTLNTRSNAAEFDELADDRMALVSGISLDPEAAIGVTKRLPPKWVEGVDEIQYEITRIRQKMKDLASLHDKHMNRPTLDDSSEEEHAIEITTQEITQMFHRCQRAVTGLQTQSRHCTKQENRLLTNVVSSLAQSLQELSINFRHTQSSYLKRMKNREERSKHFFDSGPLVEEDEDIALYDRGFTDDQLVLVQENTVLVEEREREIRQIVQSISDLNEIFRDLAGMVVEQGTVLDRIDFNVENACVKTEEGLQQLQKAEQYQKKNRKMLVILILFVIVVVLILVLFGTKFR
- the LOC132151584 gene encoding syntaxin-16-like isoform X2, whose amino-acid sequence is MATRRLTDAFLLMRNNAIQNRQILAEQLADDRMALVSGISLDPEAAIGVTKRLPPKWVEGVDEIQYEITRIRQKMKDLASLHDKHMNRPTLDDSSEEEHAIEITTQEITQMFHRCQRAVTGLQTQSRHCTKQENRLLTNVVSSLAQSLQELSINFRHTQSSYLKRMKNREERSKHFFDSGPLVEEDEDIALYDRGFTDDQLVLVQENTVLVEEREREIRQIVQSISDLNEIFRDLAGMVVEQGTVLDRIDFNVENACVKTEEGLQQLQKAEQYQKKNRKMLVILILFVIVVVLILVLFGTKFR